Proteins from a single region of Tamandua tetradactyla isolate mTamTet1 chromosome 12, mTamTet1.pri, whole genome shotgun sequence:
- the BCL11B gene encoding B-cell lymphoma/leukemia 11B isoform X5, which yields MSRRKQGNPQHLSQRELITRKDEPSSYICTTCKQPFTSAWFLLQHAQNTHGFRIYLEPGPASSSLTPRLTIPPPLGPEAVAQSPLMNFLGDSNPFNLLRMTGPLLREHPGFGEGRLPGTPPLFSPPPRHHLDPHRLSAEEMGLVAQHPSAFDRVMRLNPMAIDSPTMDFSRRLRELAGNSSTPPPVSPGRGNPMHRLLNPFQPSPKSPFLSTPPLPPMPPGGTPPPQPPAKSKSCEFCGKTFKFQSNLIVHRRSHTGEKPYKCQLCDHACSQASKLKRHMKTHMHKAGSLAGRSDDGLSAASSPEPGTSELAAEGLKAADGDFRHESDPSLGHEPEEEDEEEEEEEEELLLENESRPESSFSMDSELSRNRENGGGVGGVGAGAAKVLADEKALVLGKVMENVGLGALPPYGELLADKPKRGAFLKRAGGDAGDEDDAGGCGDAGAGGAVNGRGGFAPGAEPFPGLFPRKPAPLPSPGLNSAAKRIKVEKDLELPPAALIPSENVYSQWLVGYAASRHFMKDPFLGFTDARQSPFATSSEHSSENGSLRFSTPPGDLLDGGLSGRSGTASGGSTPHLGGPGPGRPSSKEGRRSDTCEYCGKVFKNCSNLTVHRRSHTGERPYKCELCNYACAQSSKLTRHMKTHGQIGKEVYRCDICQMPFSVYSTLEKHMKKWHGEHLLTNDVKIEQAERS from the coding sequence GTAAAGATGAGCCTTCCAGCTACATTTGCACAACATGCAAGCAGCCCTTCACCAGCGCGTGGTTCCTGCTGCAGCACGCGCAGAACACGCACGGCTTCCGCATCTACCTGGAGCCCGGTCCGGCCAGCAGCTCGCTCACGCCGCGGCTCACCATCCCGCCGCCGCTCGGGCCCGAGGCCGTGGCCCAGTCCCCGCTCATGAATTTCCTGGGCGACAGCAACCCCTTTAACCTGCTGCGCATGACAGGCCCCCTCCTGAGGGAGCACCCGGGTTTCGGCGAGGGCCGCCTGCCGGGCACACCGCCGCTCTTCAGCCCGCCGCCGCGCCACCACCTGGACCCGCACCGCCTCAGTGCCGAGGAGATGGGGCTCGTCGCCCAGCACCCCAGTGCCTTTGACCGAGTCATGCGCCTGAACCCCATGGCCATCGACTCGCCCACCATGGACTTCTCGCGGAGGCTCCGCGAGCTGGCGGGCAACAGCTCCACGCCGCCGCCCGTGTCGCCCGGCCGCGGCAACCCTATGCACCGGCTCCTGAACCCCTTCCAGCCCAGCCCCAAATCCCCGTTCCTGAGCACGCCGCCGCTGCCGCCCATGCCCCCCGGCGGCACGCCGCCCCCTCAGCCGCCGGCCAAGAGCAAGTCGTGCGAGTTCTGCGGCAAGACCTTCAAGTTCCAGAGCAATCTCATCGTGCACCGGCGCAGCCACACGGGCGAGAAGCCCTACAAGTGCCAGCTGTGCGACCACGCGTGCTCGCAGGCGAGCAAGCTCAAGCGCCACATGAAGACGCACATGCACAAGGCCGGCTCGTTGGCCGGCCGCTCCGACGACGGCCTCTCGGCCGCCAGCTCCCCGGAACCCGGCACCAGCGAGCTGGCCGCCGAGGGCCTCAAGGCGGCCGACGGCGACTTCCGCCACGAGAGCGACCCGTCGCTGGGCCACGAGCCCGAGGAGGAagacgaggaggaggaggaagaggaggaggagctgCTGCTGGAGAACGAGAGCCGGCCGGAGTCGAGCTTCAGCATGGACTCGGAGCTGAGCCGCAACCGCGAGAACGGCGGCGGCGTGGGCGGCGTCGGGGCCGGAGCGGCCAAGGTGCTGGCCGACGAGAAGGCGTTGGTGCTGGGCAAGGTCATGGAAAATGTGGGCCTGGGCGCACTGCCGCCCTATGGCGAGCTGCTGGCCGACAAGCCCAAGCGCGGCGCCTTCCTGAAGCGCGCGGGCGGCGACGCGGGCGACGAGGACGACGCGGGCGGCTGCGGAGACGCGGGCGCGGGCGGAGCGGTCAACGGGCGCGGAGGTTTCGCGCCGGGCGCCGAGCCCTTCCCGGGCCTCTTCCCGCGCAAGCCGGCGCCACTGCCCAGTCCCGGCCTCAACAGCGCGGCGAAGCGCATCAAGGTGGAGAAGGACCTGGAGCTGCCGCCCGCCGCGCTCATCCCGTCCGAGAACGTGTACTCGCAGTGGCTCGTGGGCTACGCGGCGTCGCGGCACTTCATGAAGGACCCCTTCCTGGGCTTCACGGACGCGCGCCAGTCGCCCTTCGCCACATCGTCCGAGCACTCGTCCGAGAACGGCAGCCTGCGCTTCTCCACGCCGCCGGGGGACCTGCTGGACGGCGGGTTGTCGGGGCGCAGCGGCACGGCCAGCGGGGGCAGCACGCCGCACCTGGGTGGCCCCGGTCCCGGGCGGCCCAGCTCCAAGGAGGGCCGGCGCAGCGACACGTGCGAGTACTGCGGCAAGGTGTTCAAGAACTGCAGCAACCTGACAGTGCACCGGCGTAGCCACACCGGCGAGCGGCCTTACAAGTGCGAGCTGTGCAACTACGCGTGTGCGCAGAGCAGCAAGCTCACGCGCCACATGAAGACGCACGGGCAGATCGGCAAGGAGGTGTACCGCTGCGACATCTGCCAGATGCCCTTCAGCGTCTACAGCACCCTggagaaacacatgaaaaagtgGCACGGCGAGCACTTGCTGACTAACGACGTCAAAATCGAGCAGGCCGAGAGGAGCTAA